The genomic window CTCTTGTATCGCAGGCTCTATCGCCTCACTCAAGGCAAGCCCAAAATAGCCGTCACATGATCACTACAGGTGTTATCGGATAGATTCTAAGCGAAGCAAGGCCGGGAAGTTATGTCCGGCCTATTCCTTAGGCGGTTGCCGATTGACTGTACATGCGCCCCTACCACTATTAACCATATAGGAGGGGACAAGGAGGATGCGAAGCTACTCGATGGACCTCAGGGAACGGGTCGTCGCCGCGTGCGACGACGGCGAGGGGACCCGCGAAGAGGTCGCCGGACGATTCCGCGTCAGCGTCGCCTGGGTGTACCGGCTGCTGGCGCGGCGGCGCGACACCGGCTCGATCGCCCCGAAGCCGCACGGCGGCGGCCGGCCGGCTGCGTTCCGGGGCGAGTCCGCCGAGCGGCTCAGGAAGGCCGTGGAGGACTGCCCCGATGCCACCCTGGAGGAGCTGCGAGCCGCCGCCGGCGTGGGCTGCGGAACCTCGGCGGTCTTCCGCGCGCTGAAGCGGCTGGGCCTGCCTCGAAAAGACAGTCCGAACG from Aquisphaera giovannonii includes these protein-coding regions:
- a CDS encoding IS630 transposase-related protein, whose amino-acid sequence is MRSYSMDLRERVVAACDDGEGTREEVAGRFRVSVAWVYRLLARRRDTGSIAPKPHGGGRPAAFRGESAERLRKAVEDCPDATLEELRAAAGVGCGTSAVFRALKRLGLPRKDSPNGPPSRAAPS